In a genomic window of Micromonospora cremea:
- a CDS encoding M28 family peptidase, with protein sequence MGAPATPATTGVPVRPGPGVPAADRALARPRRRLAAATAALAALVAVGAGSLLDLRTPAPTPADAPVNEFSASRAYEDVQVIAARSHVAGSPANDQVRAHIEQRLRGLGLETEVQDTVAPEAGQLSGAAGGATLARVRNVVARLPGTESTGRVFLVAHYDSVQTGPGGNDDAAGTSAILEVARALTVSPKPRNDIVFVLTDAEEACLCGASAFAASHPLAADGGVVLNLEARGSTGPVIMFETSRNNAKLVDVFGRAAPHPVGTSFAVEIYRALPNDTDFTAFLDRKFVGLNSAYIDGGAIYHTPLDTPAAMDRGSLQQHGDNALGLAREFGRTDLTDLRSGHDATYFPVPGGLVRYPGWLTLPLALLAVLAVAALGWLTRRRGRASTGRLAAGFGLALVPIVAAPMAAQLLWMAITAIRPGYAELLDPYRPIWYRLAVLALAAAIVFTWYALTRRRIGPAALAVGGLAWLALLGVLLAVAVPGGAYLTTLPALAGALGGLLALCTRQTGPWPVVAVTVAAAVGVVILLPTVVLLFPALGMAMGGVAALVAVLLGLTALPVVDLLHPQAGGQRGLVALRARRLAMLPAGAAALAAVVLAGVGLAVDRFDAAHPAPTHLMYAMDAGTGQARWLSHETDPQPWTDGYVDGVTDVGDDFPGLGDGELRTGPAQPASLPAPKLEVLADSGSGSGSGGERTLRLRLTPQRAVRLATLHVDTSTATVLRAEVAGRSVPVEPREGKWGFGLVFHAPPAEGIEVTLTLRPIAGQVALRAMDASDGLDALPGFRPRPPAVGIVGSHSSEMLAVARTYPF encoded by the coding sequence GTGGGCGCACCCGCGACCCCCGCCACGACCGGCGTGCCGGTCCGCCCGGGTCCGGGCGTACCCGCCGCCGACCGCGCGCTGGCCCGGCCCCGCCGGCGGCTCGCGGCCGCCACGGCCGCCCTCGCCGCGCTGGTCGCCGTCGGTGCCGGCAGCCTGCTCGACCTGCGCACCCCGGCCCCGACGCCGGCCGACGCGCCCGTGAACGAGTTCAGCGCCAGCCGGGCGTACGAGGACGTCCAGGTCATCGCGGCCCGGTCGCATGTCGCCGGCAGCCCGGCCAACGACCAGGTTCGCGCGCACATCGAGCAGCGGTTGCGGGGGCTGGGCCTGGAGACCGAGGTGCAGGACACCGTGGCCCCGGAGGCCGGCCAGCTCAGCGGGGCCGCGGGCGGGGCCACCCTGGCCCGGGTCCGCAACGTGGTGGCCCGGCTGCCCGGCACCGAATCGACCGGCCGGGTGTTCCTGGTCGCCCACTACGACTCGGTGCAGACCGGGCCGGGCGGCAACGACGACGCGGCGGGCACCTCGGCCATCCTGGAGGTGGCGCGGGCGCTGACGGTCAGCCCTAAGCCACGCAACGACATCGTCTTCGTGCTGACCGACGCCGAGGAGGCGTGTCTCTGCGGCGCGTCCGCGTTCGCCGCGAGCCACCCCCTGGCAGCCGACGGCGGGGTGGTGCTCAACCTGGAGGCGCGCGGCTCCACCGGCCCGGTGATCATGTTCGAGACGTCCCGGAACAACGCGAAGCTGGTGGACGTCTTCGGCCGGGCCGCCCCGCACCCGGTCGGCACCTCGTTCGCGGTGGAGATCTACCGCGCGCTGCCCAACGACACCGACTTCACCGCGTTCCTGGACCGCAAGTTCGTCGGGCTGAACTCGGCGTACATCGACGGCGGCGCGATCTACCACACACCGCTGGACACCCCCGCGGCCATGGACCGGGGCAGCCTCCAGCAGCACGGGGACAACGCGCTCGGCCTGGCCCGGGAGTTCGGTCGCACCGACCTGACCGACCTGCGGTCCGGTCACGACGCCACCTACTTCCCGGTCCCCGGCGGGCTGGTCCGCTACCCCGGCTGGCTCACCCTGCCGCTGGCACTGCTCGCGGTGCTCGCGGTGGCCGCACTGGGCTGGCTGACCCGGCGGCGGGGCCGGGCCAGCACCGGCCGGCTGGCCGCCGGCTTCGGGCTGGCCCTGGTGCCGATCGTGGCCGCGCCAATGGCCGCGCAACTGCTCTGGATGGCGATCACCGCGATCCGACCGGGGTACGCCGAACTGCTCGACCCGTACCGGCCGATCTGGTACCGGCTGGCCGTGCTGGCCCTAGCCGCCGCCATCGTGTTCACCTGGTACGCGCTGACCCGCCGCCGGATCGGGCCGGCCGCGCTCGCCGTCGGCGGGCTCGCCTGGCTGGCCCTGCTCGGGGTGCTGCTCGCCGTGGCGGTGCCCGGCGGGGCGTACCTCACCACCCTGCCGGCGCTCGCCGGCGCCCTCGGCGGACTGCTCGCGCTGTGCACCCGGCAGACCGGGCCGTGGCCGGTGGTGGCGGTGACCGTCGCCGCAGCGGTCGGCGTGGTCATCCTGCTCCCCACCGTGGTGCTGCTCTTCCCCGCGCTCGGAATGGCGATGGGCGGGGTGGCCGCGCTGGTCGCGGTGCTGCTCGGCCTGACCGCGCTTCCGGTGGTCGACCTGCTGCACCCGCAGGCCGGCGGCCAGCGCGGGCTGGTCGCGCTGCGGGCCCGGCGGCTCGCGATGCTGCCGGCCGGGGCCGCCGCCCTGGCGGCGGTGGTGCTCGCCGGGGTCGGGCTGGCCGTCGATCGGTTCGACGCCGCCCACCCCGCGCCCACCCACCTGATGTACGCCATGGACGCGGGCACCGGCCAGGCCCGCTGGCTGAGCCACGAGACCGACCCGCAGCCGTGGACGGACGGCTACGTGGACGGGGTGACCGACGTCGGCGACGACTTCCCCGGGCTCGGCGACGGTGAGCTACGGACCGGACCGGCGCAGCCGGCGAGCCTGCCGGCGCCGAAGCTGGAGGTGCTGGCCGACTCCGGCTCGGGCTCCGGTTCCGGCGGCGAACGCACGCTGCGACTGCGGCTCACCCCGCAGCGGGCGGTCCGGCTCGCCACCCTGCACGTCGACACGTCGACCGCCACCGTGCTGCGGGCCGAGGTGGCCGGCCGTTCGGTGCCGGTGGAGCCCCGCGAGGGCAAGTGGGGCTTCGGGCTGGTCTTCCACGCCCCGCCGGCGGAGGGGATCGAGGTCACGCTGACCCTGCGACCGATCGCCGGGCAGGTGGCGCTGCGGGCGATGGACGCCAGCGACGGGCTGGACGCGCTCCCCGGCTTCCGCCCCCGGCCACCGGCCGTCGGCATCGTCGGCTCGCACAGCTCGGAGATGCTGGCGGTCGCCCGCACCTATCCCTTCTGA
- a CDS encoding threonine/serine dehydratase, whose translation MVDRSDVEAAAALIEGRVRETPVLTVDGADLGVPGRLNLKLELHQHTGSFKPRGAFNRMLQGPLPSAGVIAASGGNHGLAVAYAARSLGVPAEVFVPVTSSPVKVQRLAGLGAQVRQVGQHYAEALAASTQRAAETGALVVHAYDQPEVVAGQGTVGRELERQLDGIDTVLVAVGGGGLVSGIATWFDGSVRVVAVEPEQIPTLHSALKAGRPVDIEVGGIATDSLGARRIGEIAFHTARRTGVVSVLVRDEDLARARRLLWSDLRVAAELGGAAALAALIGGAYVPQAGERVALIVCGGNTDPSDLGPAAPH comes from the coding sequence ATGGTTGACAGAAGCGACGTCGAGGCGGCTGCGGCGCTCATCGAGGGGCGGGTCCGGGAGACCCCGGTGCTCACCGTCGACGGCGCCGATCTGGGCGTGCCGGGGCGGCTCAACCTCAAGCTGGAGTTGCACCAGCACACTGGCTCGTTCAAGCCGCGCGGCGCGTTCAACCGGATGCTGCAGGGGCCGCTGCCCTCGGCCGGGGTGATCGCCGCGTCCGGCGGCAACCACGGCCTCGCCGTCGCGTACGCGGCCCGCTCGCTGGGCGTGCCGGCAGAGGTCTTCGTGCCGGTGACCTCCTCGCCGGTGAAGGTGCAGCGGCTGGCCGGGCTGGGCGCCCAGGTGCGGCAGGTGGGCCAGCACTACGCCGAGGCGTTGGCGGCGAGCACGCAGCGGGCAGCGGAGACCGGCGCGCTGGTCGTGCACGCGTACGACCAGCCGGAGGTGGTGGCCGGTCAGGGCACCGTCGGCCGGGAGCTGGAACGGCAGCTGGACGGGATCGACACCGTGCTGGTGGCGGTCGGCGGCGGCGGGCTGGTGTCCGGCATCGCCACCTGGTTCGACGGGTCGGTACGCGTCGTCGCCGTCGAGCCCGAGCAGATCCCCACCCTGCACTCCGCCCTCAAGGCCGGTCGACCGGTCGACATCGAGGTGGGCGGCATCGCCACGGACTCGTTAGGCGCCCGTCGGATCGGCGAGATCGCCTTCCACACCGCCCGCCGGACGGGGGTGGTCTCCGTGCTGGTCCGCGACGAGGACCTGGCGCGGGCGCGTCGGCTGCTCTGGTCGGACCTGCGGGTCGCCGCCGAGCTGGGTGGCGCCGCCGCGCTGGCCGCGCTGATCGGCGGCGCGTACGTGCCGCAGGCGGGGGAACGGGTGGCGTTGATCGTCTGCGGCGGCAACACCGACCCGAGCGACCTGGGCCCGGCCGCCCCGCACTGA
- a CDS encoding DinB family protein yields the protein MWIAPDVSRPSDVLVAPEADHLRHLLDWHRATLLHKCAGLDAEQLARSPLAFSNLSLLGLIRHMAKVERTWFRTLFRSESLDTLYSTPERRDADFDDIDPASAQGDYARLVEETELARQAVAAASMDDTFTFPDEDVASLRYVYLQMIAEYARHNGHADLLRQAIDGARGV from the coding sequence ATGTGGATCGCGCCTGATGTGAGCCGTCCCAGTGATGTTCTCGTCGCACCAGAGGCCGACCATCTCCGTCATCTTCTCGACTGGCATCGCGCCACGTTGCTCCACAAGTGCGCCGGCCTCGATGCCGAACAACTGGCGCGGTCGCCGTTGGCTTTCTCGAACCTCTCGCTGCTCGGCCTGATCCGGCACATGGCCAAAGTGGAGCGCACCTGGTTCCGGACGCTCTTTCGCAGCGAATCGCTGGACACGCTCTACTCCACGCCGGAGAGGCGCGATGCCGATTTCGACGATATCGACCCGGCGAGCGCTCAAGGCGACTATGCCCGCCTGGTCGAGGAGACCGAACTGGCACGTCAGGCCGTGGCTGCGGCTTCTATGGACGACACCTTCACTTTTCCCGATGAGGACGTGGCGTCGCTGCGCTACGTCTACCTGCAGATGATCGCCGAGTACGCCCGCCACAATGGGCACGCGGACCTGCTGCGACAGGCCATCGACGGGGCCAGAGGCGTCTGA